One genomic window of Sodaliphilus pleomorphus includes the following:
- a CDS encoding outer membrane beta-barrel family protein, giving the protein MTTNRLIACLAACLILVVQHVQAQQVSVELRTSGVNSVPSKVTLFQDTVAVASESFRTMKFTLPNVAFNRLRLEAQNYKDVYLDYNHNDTLLIVYMQRDTTVQLKEVVVRATTTMKTEGTSTKYLNVAEGYLGTFHSGMETLEWTPGLMRINGAITVPGRGVPLIYVDNRRLSSQKELNSILSKDISSIEIIREPGGEYPPGTTSVIKIKMKKHLHDYVSLSPNVRYTQRSHNAGIATALNANFKFNKVSGELSAEYSHGGSRPSSTSSTIVDNLETKQHAEEYNTTNDARYRSNDVQVFAGMSYDINSKSRLQAQYSGSFEHGNTRTHTAIETLLPSYMLQSYMSKERSRNRAHNVGMGYYLDAEKTTLSMRVAYNDIHRNLDNTLSANGTATPAIISNPVHYKAWVTYAELQQQLGKGALSAGYTGTFSSNSNNYITNNVGRLADVTNDVLSSYVNYSHDIKSVNLSGGLAYSHYYLKCEENDAEPFSKRYDMVLPSAAIKWNIKGKSLTLSYKRSGYAPPYYQLNPNVEFIDSLNYYVGNLNLHHTKSNNLSLSFGQLKNFTTSLEYTWRNNQTVDSYTPYDKVKNAILTQPCNGGKYNEVAYNLTYGMWQRKYNVFATSILTWSRNRYPFLGGIDTQHQLNWLLMLNARYTIAGKYDLFTNSWYQSPRRFGNQRMGHTLGANVGISASYFKDKLQVTLAGYDLLNKSVSPSSSRTYSNNVTRYSRFDYDGRCVSLSITYTFNTVRTSFERDDSSDEYTRRTESR; this is encoded by the coding sequence ATGACAACCAATAGACTGATAGCGTGCCTGGCTGCGTGCCTGATACTGGTCGTGCAACACGTGCAGGCCCAACAAGTGAGCGTGGAGTTGAGAACCAGCGGAGTGAACAGCGTGCCCAGCAAGGTGACACTGTTTCAAGACACTGTGGCGGTGGCAAGCGAGTCGTTCAGGACTATGAAATTCACACTGCCCAATGTTGCCTTCAATCGCTTGAGGCTGGAAGCCCAGAACTACAAAGACGTATATCTCGATTATAATCATAACGACACCCTGCTCATCGTGTATATGCAACGCGACACCACTGTGCAGCTGAAAGAAGTGGTGGTGAGAGCAACGACCACGATGAAAACCGAAGGGACGAGCACCAAGTATCTCAATGTGGCCGAGGGATATCTGGGCACTTTTCACTCGGGAATGGAAACACTGGAATGGACGCCGGGGCTGATGAGAATAAATGGCGCAATCACGGTACCCGGCCGCGGAGTGCCGCTCATCTATGTCGACAACCGCAGGCTGTCGTCGCAGAAGGAGCTCAACAGCATTTTGTCGAAAGACATCTCGTCGATCGAAATCATAAGAGAACCTGGAGGCGAGTACCCACCGGGAACCACGAGTGTGATAAAGATAAAAATGAAAAAACACTTGCACGACTATGTGTCGTTGTCGCCCAATGTGAGATACACACAACGCAGCCACAATGCGGGCATAGCAACTGCACTGAATGCCAACTTCAAGTTCAACAAAGTGTCGGGCGAACTTTCGGCCGAGTATTCCCATGGCGGCAGCCGCCCGTCGAGCACCTCGAGCACTATCGTCGACAACCTCGAGACGAAGCAACACGCCGAGGAGTACAACACAACCAACGACGCCCGATATCGCAGCAACGATGTGCAAGTCTTTGCAGGCATGAGCTACGACATCAACTCCAAGTCGAGGTTGCAGGCACAGTACTCGGGCAGCTTCGAGCATGGCAACACGCGCACGCACACTGCGATCGAGACCCTCTTGCCCAGCTACATGCTTCAATCCTACATGAGCAAGGAGCGCTCACGCAACCGCGCCCACAACGTGGGCATGGGCTATTACCTCGATGCCGAGAAAACGACACTCTCGATGCGTGTAGCCTACAACGACATACATCGCAATCTCGACAACACCCTCTCGGCCAATGGCACTGCCACTCCAGCAATTATTTCCAATCCTGTACATTACAAGGCATGGGTGACCTACGCCGAACTGCAACAGCAACTGGGCAAGGGGGCGCTCTCGGCCGGGTATACAGGCACCTTCTCTTCCAATTCCAACAACTACATCACCAACAATGTGGGCCGACTTGCCGACGTGACCAATGATGTGCTGTCGAGCTATGTGAACTATTCACACGACATCAAGAGTGTGAACCTGAGCGGCGGACTTGCCTACTCCCACTATTACCTGAAGTGCGAGGAAAACGATGCCGAGCCATTCAGCAAGCGATATGACATGGTTCTGCCCTCGGCGGCCATCAAGTGGAACATAAAGGGCAAGAGCCTCACGCTGAGCTATAAGCGCTCGGGCTACGCCCCGCCCTACTATCAGCTTAACCCCAATGTGGAGTTTATCGACTCGCTGAATTACTATGTGGGCAACCTGAATTTGCATCACACCAAGAGCAACAACCTCTCGCTCTCATTTGGCCAGTTGAAAAACTTCACCACATCGCTTGAGTACACCTGGCGCAACAACCAGACGGTCGACAGCTACACCCCCTACGACAAGGTGAAGAATGCCATACTCACACAGCCTTGCAATGGCGGGAAATACAATGAAGTGGCCTATAACTTGACCTACGGCATGTGGCAACGCAAGTATAACGTGTTTGCCACATCGATCCTCACGTGGTCGCGAAACAGATATCCATTTCTGGGCGGGATCGACACACAGCACCAGCTGAACTGGCTGTTGATGCTCAATGCAAGATACACCATTGCAGGCAAATACGACCTGTTCACCAATAGCTGGTACCAGTCGCCCCGCAGGTTTGGCAACCAACGCATGGGGCACACCTTAGGGGCAAACGTGGGCATTTCGGCAAGCTACTTTAAAGATAAGTTGCAAGTCACACTGGCAGGCTACGACCTGCTGAACAAGTCGGTGAGCCCGTCGAGTTCACGCACCTACTCCAACAATGTGACGCGTTACTCACGATTTGACTACGACGGGCGGTGCGTGAGCCTGTCGATCACCTACACCTTCAACACGGTGAGAACAAGTTTTGAGCGCGACGACAGCTCCGACGAGTACACCCGCCGCACCGAGAGCCGATAA
- a CDS encoding galactosyltransferase-related protein: protein METSSDILSILILYRGDSIRRLYNLKAVVASLLPFDGIEIHVREADRVNHHVVERMLQYVVNYEFVEDTDSILHKTLHFNQMLTCITTPYVGIWDCDVIAYPESVEECMRELTTGNAAMALPYNGVCLDTSRVIADIYMRDYDFMTLKNHSQLMPKLQPHRLTGGAVLMNRETFRLLGDENENYYGWGDDDFDRYIRFYNAQEKIFRSNTPLFHLTHPRGENSNFNSPLLALASKTELSKTINCKR from the coding sequence ATGGAAACTTCGAGTGACATACTTTCAATTTTGATTCTTTACCGGGGCGACTCGATCAGGCGTCTCTACAATCTTAAAGCAGTGGTAGCATCGCTACTGCCCTTTGATGGAATTGAAATACACGTGAGAGAAGCCGACAGAGTGAACCATCACGTCGTCGAACGCATGTTGCAATATGTAGTAAATTATGAGTTTGTAGAAGACACCGATAGCATATTACACAAGACGCTACACTTCAACCAGATGCTCACCTGCATTACAACGCCTTATGTAGGAATTTGGGATTGCGATGTGATCGCTTATCCCGAGTCGGTCGAAGAATGCATGAGAGAACTAACGACGGGTAACGCTGCAATGGCACTCCCCTACAATGGGGTGTGCCTTGACACTTCAAGGGTAATTGCCGACATCTACATGAGAGACTATGATTTCATGACGCTAAAAAATCACAGCCAACTCATGCCAAAGCTGCAACCGCATCGACTAACTGGAGGTGCTGTCTTAATGAACAGAGAGACCTTTAGGCTTCTTGGAGATGAAAATGAGAATTATTATGGGTGGGGCGATGATGATTTTGACAGGTACATCAGATTTTACAATGCCCAAGAGAAAATTTTCCGGAGTAATACACCTCTATTTCATCTCACACATCCAAGGGGAGAAAACAGCAATTTCAACTCACCACTGCTTGCACTGGCCTCAAAGACCGAGTTGTCAAAAACCATAAATTGCAAACGATGA